The window ATTTGTCTTGGGATAAACCAGAAACTGATGGAGGTGCTAAAGTTCAAGGCTATTGGATTGATAAGCGTGAAGTTGGCTCAATTGCCTGGCAACGTGTTAATCCAGGAGTTTGTCCTACAAATCAAATTAATGTAAGGAATTTGATTGAAGGAAGACAATACGAATTCCGCGTATTTGCTCAAAATATTGCTGGTATTAGTGATGAATCTAAAGCATCAACATCAGTGAAAATTGTAGATCCACAAATATCTACACCACCAGAAATTCTCAAAGGTCTCAAAGCTGTTAATTGTCAACAAAATCATAATGCACAATTCAAGTGTATTATTACAGGATCACCATCACCAACAATAACTTGGTACAAAGGTGCACGAGAATTACAAAATGGAAGTCGTTATAATATGTTCAGTGAGGGTGATTGCCATAatctaattattaatgatgtatTTGGTGAGGATGCAGATGAATATGTTTGTCGTGCTGTTAATAAAGGTGGCCATAAATCTACTAAGGctgaattatttatcatgaCACCACCAAAATTAAATGTCCCACCAAGATTCAGAGACGTTGCCTTCTTTGACAAAGGTGTTAATGTGACAATTAAAATACCATTCACTGGATTCCCCAAACCTAAGATTACATGGGTAAGAGAAGGTGAGACTATTGAGTCAGGAGGACATTACAATGTCGAGCTCAAAGAACGACAtgcaattttaacaataagaGATGGACATAGAAATGATTCTGGTCCATACAGAATTACAGCTGAAAATGAACTCGGACAAGATAGTGCTATTATTAAAGTACAAATCAGTGATAGGCCTGATCCTCCAAGATTCCCTCAAGTCGACAATATTGGCCATGACTCTTTGGCAGTTACATGGAAGCCTCCTCTTTGGGATGGTGGTagtaatattacaaattatgTCGTTGAAAAACGTGAATATCCAATGACATCGTGGATTCGAGTTGGAAATACTCGTTTCTGTTCGATTGCCGTTCATGATTTAAGCCCTGGACATCAATATGATTTCCGTGTATCTGCTGAAAATGTTTATGGACGATCAGATCCAAGTGAGGCTACTTCACTTGTTACAACAAAAGGTACAAAGAAAAAGCCAACACAAAAACGTGAAGTTACATATGATTCAACTGGCAAAAAAATACGTGGAAGAAACGATGAAAAAGTACGCGATTATGATCAATTTGTATTTGACATTTACTCAAAATATGTGCCACAACCAGTTGAAATTAAAAGTACTTCAGTTTACGATAAATATGATATTCTTGAAGAAATTGGTACTGGTGCTTTTGGTGTTGTTCATCGTTGTCGTGAAAGAGCAACTGGTAATATTTTTGCTGCCAAATTTATTCCAGTATCTCATATTATGGAAAAGGAACTTATTAGAAAAGAAATTGATATAATGAATCAATTACATCatcacaaattaataaatcttcATGATGCATTTGAGGACGATGATGAAAtggttttaatttatgaatttttatcaggaggtgaattatttgaaagaaTTACAGCAGAAGGATACTCAATGTCTGAAGCTGAAGTTATTAATTACATGAGACAAATATGTGAAGGAATTAAACACatgcatgaaaaaaatattatacatctTGATATTAAACCTGAAAATATAATGTGCCAAACAAGAAACagtacaaatattaaattaattgactttGGCCTGGCAACAAGACTTGATCCAAATGAAGTTGTTAAAATAAGTACAGGAACTGCTGAATTTGCAGCTCCAGAAATTGTTGAACGTGAACCAGTTGGTTTTTATACAGACATGTGGGCATGTGGTGTTTTGGCTTATGTACTTCTTAGTGGATTATCACCATTTGCTGGtgataatgatattgaaaCACTTAAAAATGTTAAGGCTTGTGATTGGGACTTTGATGAAGAAACTTTCCGTCATGTATCTGACGAAGGTAAAGACTTTATTCGACATTtacttattaaaaacaaagaaaaacgTATGACTGCACATGAATGTCTTGTTCATCCTTGGTTAACTGGTGATCACAGCGACAGAACAAATAGCATTGCCAAAAATCGTTATGTTAGCTTTAGAGATCGTCTTCGTAAAAAATACGAAGACTGGGAAAAATATGTTTTACCAATTGGTCGACTCGCTGAATATTCATCTCTCAGAAAACTtctcattgaaaaatataaaatatatgattctACATTCGATCGAAGACAAGCAGCACCGAGATTTGTCATTAAACCAGCAAGTGCTTTTACTTATGAAGGACAAAGTGTTAAATTTACGTGTCGTGTAATTGCTGAAGCAACAGCAACACTTACCTGGTATCACAATAATCAAGAACTTCGACAATCTGTAAAATTCATGAAACGATATATTGGCGATGATTAtacttttgttattaatagaTGTAAACTAGAAGACAGAGGAGAATATGTCATAAGAGCTGAAAATCATTATGGATTTAGAGAAGAAGTTGTTTTCCTTAATGTTCAACCATTACCAAAAGAAATGCCACCATACAGACCTGATATTGCACCAGTACGTCGTAGAGCACCATTACCACAATACTTCTGGCTTGAACAAACTGAATGTGCTCCTAGTTTTACTTTCTTACTTCGACCACGTGTTATGCAAAGTAGACAAACTTGTAAACTATTGTGTTGTCTTAGTGGTAAACCACCACCATCAGTAAGATGGTTTAAAGATAGTCGTGAATTATCTAGGCATGAATATTCAATGACACATTCTGATGGTGTTGTAACAATGGAAATTGTTGACTGTAAACCATCAGACAGTGGAAAATACAGATGTCTTGCAACAAATATACATGGATCTGATGAAACTAGCtgtgttgttattgttgaagGAGATGGTGAGACTGAGGAACAAGTTCAATTAGCACATGATATTATGTTCTCTGGTGAACGTAGATTTATCGAACAACCAATAAAACCTGCACCtccacaaattattattaaacaagaatattcatcaaatattaaaacatcaCATAGTTCCAGCAATGGAACATCAAGAATAACACAAGATTATTCAACAAGTGCAAAGACCTTAAAGAAATACGGTGGAAGTTCAACAGGAAGTCCATCAAGATCGAGAAATACAACTAGAGAATTAATTGCACCATCAGATGATACAATGAGACCACCAACATTTATACGTAAATTACaagatgttaaaataaatgatggtGAACAATTGGAACTTTCAGTTAAAGTTGATGGTGATCCAGAGCCACAAATAACATGGTCAAAGAGTGGTAAAACACTAAGTTCATCTGAAGTTATTGatcttaaatataaaaatcgtgTAGCAACACTTGTTATTAATGAAGTATTCCCAGAAGATGAGGGTGATTATACATGCCAAGCAAAAAATAGTGTAGGAACAGTAACAACATCATGTAAATTGACTGTTAAACCAATGGCAAATGGTGCTggtaaaaagaaaacaagtaGTAATGATAAACCAccaaaaattgttgatcatcTTGTCAGTGCATTTGTCAAAGATGGTGAATCTGTTGTTCTTAGTTGTCGAATAATTGGTGCCAAGAAATTCGATGTTGTATGGTTACATAATAACAAAGAAATTAAACCAGGCAAAGATTTCCAATATACAAATGAAGCTAATATTTATAAGCTTACTATTGCCGAAATTTTCCCAGAAGACTCTGGCACATATACGTGCGAGGCCTTTAACGATGCTGGTGAAAGTTTCTCGTCATGTACACTCAATGTCCTcggtaaattttattctacaataaaaattaatattatttccatatattttaataattatttaacaatatacttatgtatttttatttttaatattttattttagttccAAATGAGGAGCCAAAGACCCCAGTGTTCGCGACATTCCCACAGTCATCAACGGTGAACGAGGGTGAGGTAGCAAAATTCACTTGTCGACTTGAAACTGCTCCACTCaaaggtaaattattttttttttcaatttataacaatttttatcatttaaattaattactgtaataaatatttatacatttattatttatttacagtaaCATGGCAAAAGGATGGTAAGCCAATTGACGAAAAGAGTAGTCGATTCACATTTAGCTCAGACGGAAATAAATTGTTCGAAGTGAGTATAAAATCATGTACACCTGGTGATATTGGTCAGTACTCAGCACGAGCAATTGGCAAGAAAGGCGAGACGACAGCTGCATTTGCTTTAAATGTAATTGGTCCGAATGATCAGTAAATCAATTAtcacttatttaattttctatcatGACGAATAAACTTAACGAataattatcacaaaaaaaaaaaaaaaacatcaattcaTCAAAATAGCGACGAGAAAAATCCCaataatggatttttcttaatttttttttttcacgcgttttacaatgaatatttattttaaataaatttaaaataaaacacttaATTAACTAAGTGTTAAATGCGCATATTATGTATACGAAAATTGAAGcgcaaaactaaaaaataattttaaaaaattatatcattataTAGATAGAAACttcatgtataaaatattaagtgaatcatcttatttattattattgttacaaagcattattattattttttcttttttttttttttttcgctctgtGTGTTTGTCATATTGCCTCAATTGGAAAGAAGGCCCATTACTCATAtacttatattataattttcttttttttgcaacGCTAATTTGAGCTTGAATTgccatgaaaaataaatttaaaaaaaatattgtaaacattgtaaaaatatgAACAACAATTTTCCATTATTTGTAGTTTTAAATAACATGAAATCAAATACGTACATTGTATACTCGTGGGATCGTTCAGCATCCTCACACCATCTTTTTTACGATATTCGCGGGTATATTGAttcgtataaaaatatacaaactctctctctctctctctccatgttttcatgattttttaaactacACTTGAATGgattataacaatattttttcaatgtaattataaaaatttctgttACAAGgacatgaataaaaattaatgattcaagataaaaaaaaaaagaagaatttaatactgtatttatttattaaataaaccaaGGTAGaactatgaaaatttatatatatatttaaaattactataacactttttaatatttattaaaaatgacttttaaaattattttttaactatcaatttttatgttttttaactAGCTAAAATTTTctcttattaatatttcagaGAAATAACAAGgatgttggtttttttatgtatattaaacACTTATTCTTTCCcaatcggaaaaaaaactttttttatacaaagtagttggatcaataatattaaaacatccAATACGATTTTGAAAACCAATTTcatgtaaattgtttttagtaaatttatgaTATCCAGTTACTGGATAATCAGATGAATTATCACATGATCTTATTTCGATTgaaacttgttttttaattgtatcatatgaaaattcaatgaGATTAGTACCATTGAATATCGTTTGAATACTTACCAATTGAAGATTAcgtgatttttcaacaattggagtgtataaaaatataaattcattttcttcATCTACCTTGTATGGAAAACTTATTAACAAATCTCTTGTATCTTTgattactattaaaaaaaaaaatacacaaataaatccaattgttgaaaaaataaataaataatcaattgagaTTATACATACCAACACCatgaatgaaattattattagaacaAGATTTATCATCCTGCCAAAGTAATGAATGCAGCGTCACACCATTACAAATTAATGTAttccaacaattttttgatggttcataaatatataaatttgttttgtagtaaaaaatttttccatgaGCTACACAAGAAGCAGGTACATCCGTAAACATTTCAGGTATTTCAGCAGCTTTTGACCAAACAccttgaattgtttttttttttcaattttattattcaattaattaaacaataaaaatttaataaattacataccAGTATAAATATCCAGGACATCAACAGTCGAAAGTTTTACTCTGTGTTGGCCAACACCTCCAATAACgtacagtttattttttataaattgtacaaCCATGTGTCGTCTAGCTCGAGgtaatcttaaaaataataaattcaatattttataataagtgcgtttataattttaattaaaatattcaaaaaaaaacttactcaGAAACTGAAAACCAAGTTTtagataataaacaataacgcCAAATTGTTTTAACAAATCTACCAGATCCAAAACCTTGTTCGCCACCAACAACATAAATACTAAagcctgaaaaaaaaaaaaaaataataactaaataaatattttattgatttttatataaattaaataaaaaaaaaaaaacataaaagtataaatataaattacctcTTCCAATAATTTGCCTTCCAACAACATCCTTCCCGTCATCCATGAGATTTACAATATCAGTCAAATCGATGAGTTCTTTGAAACCATCATTCCACATGTATacacatggtattttttttccaacatcAGTGATTTTATATGCAGCAATGCAACTAATATgctttggattattttttttttccattggaCAAGTTGTTAAAGTATTGACAATCTAttggtttaaaataattttataaaataatcatttttaaaaatttaaataatatatatttcaataccTGAAATAGTCTTCTATAAATATGATGAGAAGGATCATGATCTGGTGTTGATGTATAATTTCTAATTCCTTCATTGGCAATAAATCTTAGCCAAGTTTTTGAACAATTACCATTGACATTATCAACAAGTTCAATAAGTCGTTCCAGTGGTAATTGTGCCAGTGATGAAAATGGTAATTCTTCAAATCTTTCTAAACAAGCAGCAAATGAAATATCCTTaagtttttctaaatttaattcttgTGCTAATATccatatatcaataattttatctgaGTACAACCAATGAAGTATAATTATTGATGTTAggtcatttattaatttttcacacATATAAACAACACTCAGCTCTAATAATTCAAGTggattttcatcatttatgttcatgaatttttttaaacatggcTCAACTGGATAAActccttgttttttattttcatttgtctcAGCTTGTTCAGTCCAGTTGACGAAATTCTATTAaaagttatattattaaaaacgatcaatgtttttttttttacaatttattaacatACCTTGAGAGTAATTGGAgatatattataattgatttGATACTCATTCTGCCGGTGATCACTAAAGTTTtcagaaaataatgatgaaaaatatagacTATATTTTGATAACTTGTCTCTTTTTGCTACAACACGTTCACAGCcaagtattaaaattactgtttCATTTGATTTGTCATTGTTGTTTGCCATTATCATTAAACAGCAACAATCTTCTATGACTGATGTTTATTCTTTACTGATTTTCTCTGTTGACAATTTGACATGATTTGACATAACACATTTCCCACCTGTTtacaatgtttattattattattgattatcaaAGTTTAGGGAATTGTTTTGCTGGGAAAAATGGCTGCAagacttatttatttttacactaTATGATGTTGGTATTTTGTAGTTCTAATATCAGACTAGTTCAGTTGAGACTTGCTTGACTGCAGTTTAAGTTAGAACAAAAACTTCATATATGGTCAacaagtttataatatttttgttattttccattgttatatttttttaataataaaatcaatatattataaacaatgtaAGATTAAATGACAATAgtcaaaaatacatattttatatttttaaaacatatttttaattgcttcAACAAGATCATGTGTTCcaccattatttaattttatttaaaagaaaaaaaaaaaacaaaactttgATTTGTTAGGTTGAAGTAACCGCTTCACTTAATTATTCAGtatttactgatttttttttcctcattatttcatatatctataagtacatatttataaatatatttataaattttatttaacaattttattgcaGATTTATTGGATTGTTGTCAGCTAAACAActgaacaaataataattgttgattatttttctacaataataaataaaataaataaattattcagaaAATGCGTCGACAAAAACCAGGAATGATTATTATACCAAAAGATGAACCAGTACCTCtgtgagtatttaaaattctattattaattcatcataatatttttcataaatataaacatgtttatttttaataataaatagtacaCCACCAAGAAATCTTGACAAACGTACAGATATCACAATTGGTGATAGAACATTTGTTGTTGAAGCTGACGATCTTGAGA is drawn from Aphidius gifuensis isolate YNYX2018 linkage group LG3, ASM1490517v1, whole genome shotgun sequence and contains these coding sequences:
- the LOC122852961 gene encoding uncharacterized protein LOC122852961 isoform X1; translation: MIMANNNDKSNETVILILGCERVVAKRDKLSKYSLYFSSLFSENFSDHRQNEYQINYNISPITLKNFVNWTEQAETNENKKQGVYPVEPCLKKFMNINDENPLELLELSVVYMCEKLINDLTSIIILHWLYSDKIIDIWILAQELNLEKLKDISFAACLERFEELPFSSLAQLPLERLIELVDNVNGNCSKTWLRFIANEGIRNYTSTPDHDPSHHIYRRLFQIVNTLTTCPMEKKNNPKHISCIAAYKITDVGKKIPCVYMWNDGFKELIDLTDIVNLMDDGKDVVGRQIIGRGFSIYVVGGEQGFGSGRFVKTIWRYCLLSKTWFSVSELPRARRHMVVQFIKNKLYVIGGVGQHRVKLSTVDVLDIYTGVWSKAAEIPEMFTDVPASCVAHGKIFYYKTNLYIYEPSKNCWNTLICNGVTLHSLLWQDDKSCSNNNFIHGVVIKDTRDLLISFPYKVDEENEFIFLYTPIVEKSRNLQLVSIQTIFNGTNLIEFSYDTIKKQVSIEIRSCDNSSDYPVTGYHKFTKNNLHEIGFQNRIGCFNIIDPTTLYKKSFFSDWERISV
- the LOC122852961 gene encoding uncharacterized protein LOC122852961 isoform X2, which codes for MIMANNNDKSNETVILILGCERVVAKRDKLSKYSLYFSSLFSENFSDHRQNEYQINYNISPITLKNFVNWTEQAETNENKKQGVYPVEPCLKKFMNINDENPLELLELSVVYMCEKLINDLTSIIILHWLYSDKIIDIWILAQELNLEKLKDISFAACLERFEELPFSSLAQLPLERLIELVDNVNGNCSKTWLRFIANEGIRNYTSTPDHDPSHHIYRRLFQIVNTLTTCPMEKKNNPKHISCIAAYKITDVGKKIPCVYMWNDGFKELIDLTDIVNLMDDGKDVVGRQIIGRGFSIYVVGGEQGFGSGRFVKTIWRYCLLSKTWFSVSELPRARRHMVVQFIKNKLYVIGGVGQHRVKLSTVDVLDIYTAAEIPEMFTDVPASCVAHGKIFYYKTNLYIYEPSKNCWNTLICNGVTLHSLLWQDDKSCSNNNFIHGVVIKDTRDLLISFPYKVDEENEFIFLYTPIVEKSRNLQLVSIQTIFNGTNLIEFSYDTIKKQVSIEIRSCDNSSDYPVTGYHKFTKNNLHEIGFQNRIGCFNIIDPTTLYKKSFFSDWERISV